The Epinephelus lanceolatus isolate andai-2023 chromosome 13, ASM4190304v1, whole genome shotgun sequence genomic interval gccagaagaaagtaatcaattaactaaactccataactgccttaaagacataaaaacttggatgagcaccaatttcctgatgttaaattcagacaaaacttaagttattgttcttggccccaaataactcagagactctttatctgatgacatagtttctctagatggcattgctctggcctctagcactaccgtaagaaacctcagagtaatatttgatcaagatttgtctcttaattctcatttaaaacaaacctcacggactgcattttttcatctgcgtaatattgcaaaaattaggcctatcctgacccaaaaagatgcagaaaaattggtccacacttttgttacctcaaggctggatatGGGGGAAAGCCTGAGCGGGTGGCTATAGACCGTCTCAAGCCTGCTCATATGGATGTTGGGGAACCGCTTCAGCTGGCCCAGCCTCCACGGCGGGGGCACCCCCGTGCAACAGCCGCGTCCCCTGCCCCTGGCTCTTCCCCTGTCCCTGCTGAGGTTTTGGCCCAAGCCCCAGCCCTACCCCTTGCCTTTGACCCCCCTCCTGTTAAGCGCAGCCGTTATGGCCCCCTGATCCGCCCCCCTACAGCCTGTTGACTTTTCTAGGGACTGTTATAAGCGGGATTGTTCTGTTTTGCACTAGTGGGTGGGTGTCTGTTCTAATTGGGGTGCCTGTTCTTTCTGGTCCTGTTATTATGGGTGAATTTTGGGGGGGCCTGTGTGGTGACCCACAATAGACATTGAGAGAGACATTCACCAAGGGACTTAGGACTTGCCTTAGGACTTTAAGGGAGAGGTTGACGGGGTACTAGTGGTTCCGGGTTTATGTTGTGTTTACGTTTTCACCTCGCTCGCTGTACTGTGCAGTTATATATATGTTAAGTGGAGAGTAAAGCTGACTCGACGCATCTCCGTCTCCTGTCTCCTCATTTTACACACTCCACACTATAGCCTTAAACATGTTACTGTCACAAAGGCTAATTACAGTAGTATAGCAGAGTGGAGGTGCAGCAGAAGAAACTACATTCACGTGAACTATTTGAATGGAACTTTATTGAAAAAAACTCATAGCAGGCATGACTGGTTGACAGCATTGAACTGTCAACCATTAACCTACCAAAGCAAATAACCTGACACAGTTTACCCTTTTTTTTCTACATACTTTGCTACATGCCCACATACCCAGCTTACCTGTCCACACTAATATTTGCACTGCTGAGCCAATGCAACAGCATCACTTCCTTTAAGCTTTGCTAAAGTTTGACTTTCTCTTTGGACATCTTGTCAGGACGAAGACAGTATGTGGACACTGGCCTTTCACATGGTTTTCATCGGTTCATACCTACAGGTATGTGAATAGCACAAAACCAATCAGGTCTACTTTTTTCGCCACTtcattttagtgatcatcaagtctcatcatattatacatacatactcATATCGTGAGGCccagcagcagatggagacatgaaatacaatatttttctatgtatgtaatattcattgtgcaaattaagaaaaagtatGTCGACCCATTCCAGTATTTTATTTCAAAGCCGATCATGTGccaatattatcgtgcatccctaccaGAAATCCCGGCCTCACTATGAATAAAGAAAAGGTTCAGTATTTTGGGAAATTAGATTAGAAGAAGCACTCTCATATCTGAATGGTAAATATTAAGTTACAACCTGCAGTCGGGTAGCTGAGTATAAAGGCTTCCAACGGCCTAGCTACAGCTGGCCTGGCTCCATCCGACAGTAAAAACATCTGCCATCAATTAAAGCTCACAAATTAACATGTTTTgtactgatttaaaaaatgcttaaatgttgctgtttcccCATTTTgactctttatgctaagctaagctaactggctgctggttcCAGCTGCATACTTACCATATAGACataagagtggtatcaatctttgCAATTAATTCTCAGCTtcaaagcaaataagcatatttcttaaaatgttgaacAAATCCTTTAACCATAGAGTTCAGTCATTTctaaatttacaaaaaagttTAACCTTCCCACCTGCAGGGAATCGCATGCTACCCATCATGCACTTTATACGGCATTGTGGCTAATTGCGCCATGCAGCACCACTACTGGGTTCCTGCTCTGCCTCCCAACATCACAGACCTCTACCTGGAGATGAACTACATCGGTGAGATCAACAGCAGCTCGCTCAGAAGCTATGACCAGCTGCAACGAGTAGATCTTGGAAGTCAGAAAGTGCTGCTTGTCATAAGGAACAACGCTTTCCTCAGGCAGAGAAAACTGATAAAGTTGGTCCTTGGCAACACCCAGCTTCAGCTGGAGCCAAGGGCTTTTGCAGGACTGTTTAACTTACAAAATTTGTTTTTGGATCATTGCAATTTGTCAGACTCTATACTGGCAGAAAGCTATCTGCAGCCACTTTTATCCCTAGAAAAGCTTGATCTCTCTGGTAATAAAATAGTGAGACTCCGACCAGGACTGTTCTTTTCAAAACTTACAAAGTTCACACAACTAAACCTCAAATTGAATCGTATTGAAAGTTTATGTGAAGAGGATCTTGTCGGTTTCCAGGGGAAATACTTCACACTCCTGAACTTGCAATCCAATTACGTTAGGTATAGTGATGATTTTGACTGGGAAAGATGTGGGAACCCTTTCAGAGGGATGGCCTTTAATACCCTTGACTTATCCAGCAATGGGTTCAGCGTGACCATAgcaagaattttttttaaagcaatacAGGGTACCCCAATTGCTCATGTTATATTATCTGGACACATGGGTAAAGGCTTTTCATTTAACAACCTTCCAGATccagataaaaacacatttgaaggCCTCATGAATAGTTCAGTTACCATTTTAGATCTGTCTAAAAACTATATATTTACTTTGCAGAAGGCTTTTTTAAGTCCTCTAAAGGATGCAAAAATCGTTGACATTTCCATGAACAAAATCAATCAGATAAACAGAAATGCCTTTGATGGTCTTCAAGGACATTTACGATTGCTCAACCTGTCATCTAACCTCTTAGGAGAAATATATTCTCACACATTTACCAATCTGACAGACCTTCGGGTGTTAGATTTGTCATACAACTACATTGGGGCCTTGGGACATGAAGCATTCAGTGGTCTTCCTAAATTACGAGCGTTATATCTGACGGGAAATTCACTGCGAGTCCTAGGTTCTCCTGCACCATTACCAAACTTAGATTTTCTTCTCTTGGGCGACAATAGGTTGACATCTATatacaacataaataaattgGGTAATAACAGTATTTATGTGGATGTTGCAGACAATAAACTAACAAATTTGGAtgatatttttgtaattttaacccAATTCAGGCATCTCCAAACTTTCTTCTATGGTGGCAACTTGATCAAGTGGTGCAGTCAGAATGTTACAGTACCTCACAATAATAGTTTGCGAGTGCTGGATCTTCATGACAGCTCCCTGCATATAATCTGGGGGCGGGGGGAGTGCCTCAACCTTTTTGATCATCTAGAAAATTTGCAGGGTCTAAATTTAAGCTTAAACTCACTTGCGGCTCTCCCACGAGGGATTTTTAATGGTCTAGGCTCAATCACAGAGATCGACCTCTCATCTAACGCCTTAACTTTTTTGCAGCCAGATATTTTCCCGGTCAGCCTGAAAAGACTCGACCTCTCTAACAACTTTTTAGCCGCTCCAGACCCAAGGACTTTTCAGTCCATCAGCTTCCTTAGCCTGGCTGCAAATCGGTTCCACTGTGATTGCAATCTGGAGAGCTTCCTGAAGTGGCTGAAAGTGACACATGTAAACTTCTTCAGCCCGATTGATGAGTTCAGATGTGAGTTTCCAGCTGCTCTCCATAAACATTCTCTACTGGAATACTCCACAAACGTCAAACCATGTGAGGACGTCCAAGACCTTAAGATTGCGCTTTTcatcctctctgctctcctcatcATTGCTTTCATCCTCAGTGGGATTGTTTACGCCCGTCTCCGAGGGCACATATTCATTATCTACAAAAAGATCATCAGTAGGGTTGTCAATGGCCCAAAACCGACAACTTATGTTGACGAAGTGCAGTATGACGCCTTCCTCTGCTTTAGCAACAATGACTATGGGTGGGTAGAGGCTGCATTGCTTAAGAAGCTGGATAACCAGTTTTCAAAGGGGAACATCCTCCACTGCTGTTTCGAGGCCAGAGACTTCCTGCCAGGTGAGGATCACCTTTCCAACATCAGAGATTCCATCTGGGGCAGCAGGAAGACTGTGTGCATCGTCTCCAAAGAGTTCCTCAAAGGTACAGTTTTTCTGAGTTATTAACAGTTGCAAGTCTACATTTGTCTCCTTAAGTCTTAGCTTTGAaatattttctcctttttttctaaggcatagtttgacattttgagagacgtgtgtgtcctgtgtgtgcattttgaGTAACTTAACACCCCCTGaaaatcttgtttttgctgACCTGCAGTGGCTTAACTTTCCTCTCGTCTTTCCTTTCCCTCCTTTGTGAGTCATAAAATTagttacaaaatgaaataataaataggTTAGAAAAACTAACTGAGTCGTGCCTCTTTCTAGATGGTTGGTGCTTGGAGGCGTTCTCATTGGCCCAGGGCCGGATGCTGGAGGAGCCAACGAGCATCCTGATTATGTTGGTGGTAGGGAAGGTGTGTATAAGGCTGCTGAGATACTTAATTTGCACCCATTCTCTAGGGGTCAGCAAAAGCCATATTTAGAATTTTTAAATAtctgtctgtgggtgtttttactaaaaaaaaattggggACTTTGGGGGCAGGGGAAACTAGCAGCCAACAAGTAGTTCCCTATAAACTTCAAGGAGACACAGAGCAATCTTggcattattgttattgttgtgttttttgctgGCCATGTGACAAATTAAAGTCCAATATTtgctctccttttagctctggtcTCTAAATCCtccttagctgctaaatgctacaCTATATtcagctttgtttgtttgtttgatgctGGGCAGATAGTGCAGTGCACACACATGAGACAACTTAAACATGCAAGTAGTgttgtagtggagggtatacctACTTCTTTTTCAGGCTGtgtacagtatacccacctatcaacCAAAAAGCCATTGGGATATATAGGAGGGTGTGCCCACTTCCTCCTTGGCAATCTATCCATCTACCTAGTAATACACCCAGCTCATCAATTACCACTACGCCACTGCATACTGGTAGTCATGTGACCCACTGTTAATACAAAACTATTGAtaagagctgctttaaagaGTAACCAAACTCAAACGAACAAATCTCATTTTttcttaaaggcccagtgtgtaggatttaggggcatccaCTGACAGAAATTGTATATAATATCCATAtctattttctttagtgtattatcacctgaaaataagagttgttgtgttttttgctaCCCTAGAATGAGCagttatatctacatacagagtgggtcCTTTCCATGGATCTATTAaaagacctggatacagcattggaggcaggACCTTGTTTATTCCTtttaaaagttgctcagtggcacatgaagccaaaaagctCTATTGCAGCAGTATCAAATTACCCAGACAATCGGAGCGGCTTCTGTATCACTGCCCATAGAGCAGGCGGAGAGACCAGCCGATCTGGCTACTTCTAGTTTGGCACTTTGCTAACTTACATGGGTACGAAATTatttaatcttgcagctcttctagactttctaaATGTTGTCAGATGGAATTAATTAAATCCTGAttgtgaaatgagtcatttggAGGGGGTAGTGATGctcaaaaatgtatccactgatttacagatgtctctttcccagTATAAGTGAACGGAAAAAGTATTGTTGGGCCCATTGGCATTATGTGACAGATCCCTGAAATTGCAGTACTACTGTTTGGctactatgaaaattggcttcaaagcttgGCTAACTTCGTGGGCGCCTGGTCCTCTCCCAAGAAGTCCGCCAACCAACCAACTCTGCAATGTCACTACTAGATGCCACTACTGGGACAACTGCATAGTAAAATAGTTACCTATCTTTTTATCTGTCACTGACACATCTTTGttgccaggtgagcaactctCTAGACATCACTGGATGATGGGCAATTCAGTACATACTTTTCACAAGCAGATGTCAGGCTTCATACAGATTTAAGTAATATTACTTAACAAAGAGGGAAGGAACTGGTGCTTTGCAatttttagaaaatatttttttttatcttgttagtattattatttttaagaattataataaaaaaaaattaagttccTGACCTTCACTACTGATCAACATCTCCATTCTAACACAATACAACTCAAGGTGGCTCACTACCAGCTGATGAAGCACCATGCAATCCGAGCTTTCATCCAAAGGAGAAAGTACCTAATTTGGCCGGAGGACCCTCAGGACCTAGAGTGGTTTTTTGAGAAGCTCGTCTCACAGATACTCAAGGACACAAAGGTGAAAAAATTTGCAGAGGACAAACCTGACGCTGCACAGTCTGACATCCAATCTCAGAACGAGGACAGTATCCAGCTTGAGGCCATCGCTGCTATTGCCATGTGAACTCTAACTGTGTGATAACGTGTTGATACCAAAATCATTCCAGCTGAAGTGTCACCAGTGATCTTGCACTCCAGGCTCCTCAGCAGGATGAGGATGATGTTCTCCTCTAAAAAGACCTTTCTGAAAAGGACTATGGGTATTATTAATCTTCCAAGGGAGTAATAGCAAAGTCTCTTCAAAAAGTCCTTCATGTTTAAGTTTTAGAACCAGACTTAGAAGCTGTCTGGTCCTGAACACTTTCATTTCCGTGTATGGAGGTGATCTGTTGCACAATATCAAATCAATTTATAATTCCTTTCTCTATATTTTCAGTATTTTATCTTTTGTCATTGTCAGCATTTACTGTACTCCATGACTCACTGACATGTGATCATAAAGAAATTAGTATGTCATTTGTTAATGCTGTGTTGTTGAAATTAACAATATGTAACACTGAGTAAGTGAAATATGTTTGATTCATCAAGCGTAATAACAatatgttgggattcacaggaccacagatgatttatcatttggtaaaatcatcactgggcatttaaggctttttcctctgcatgctctttgttctccaaacaaagacagctaggtgacacccatctccacaggaggtctcacctcacacctcagtgagacacaagtctcacaacttgattggacagcactgttacagtgacatgcccctctgtgatgtcaccaaactctAAGCTAAGTCCTGCTCCTTTCAagctctctctcttgctctccagCTGTTAAACAGGTAACACCTCTTTCcagctgggcctggaacagcagaggcccagacccttgctccatagccccaaaccactaaagggagggcaatggATCATagaaacacaaggtttgcaactagctttccagcaacaaggaactaagtgagttagcacccagcgtctaactctgctaaaccctgagcgaccagcttcctcagagtttcacctttggaacaaaggacccaacaaagactgcgcctggaaccatcttcccagccttcttctgccggctaacaaagcagtacaccaccaagtgactctttctcccatccatttaaggatcggtaatgtaacaactgggcatagcttatcacagctttacaggctaagcaagactgtttaacttgtatgtgatttgatgctgttcattgagttattgttgtgattagattgcagttaggtcattgattagttggctttgccaaagctaagtatttagtttgctaatactgttcacaaacagattcttgcacacaactaaacaatatttgcactaatccagactgtttgcaacacatgtcacattgacatagactcattaacaaataggctttcaacagagctacacccaaacaggcatctcaaagttcccgcttcttttcctttgtctttgtcctgaccacacggtcagacaaacacctcccctgACCTGGAGccagccttgattcggccattttggtagttctctgttgtcagccattttgttttgtaggccaaacagctctttgatcaccacacccacctttgtctttctctttttctctcttgcacacacacacatatacacaccaagcttgtatatagttagttagaatttgtgtgttttggtttgctttgctagtttgtgaataaatataattctttggaatcatacctgctgtctgtttaatgttgcacaagagtgaatgaatagtcaacctctgctgcgtcaagaactccgaaattcttcaggcgttactgttaattttggttgttgtcattaatttaattattaatcaaaactccaaattaatagtttagcctattttctgagactgatatctttaactggctatcattttccctttacgggaatggtgccccacgaggtgatttaatgttaattaagtcacattatttaacataattattaattattaataataataattaattatttccgatagccaattaaatcccaacatatttggtgccgccgtgtgaagcccgaatttatgttcccaacatttttggtgcctccgtgtgaagcctaatgtgttgaccccaacaaaTTTGTGATGTATTTTCTTGTCAGCTGCTCTCACTAAATGTGGTACAAGTACAAGACCGTTCAGTTTAATACAGGGGTGTCcaaacatttttgagtggaggcCAGATTATATAATGTGAAAAAATCCAAAGGCCAGCTGCTTCTCGCATCAAAtgggttattaaaaaaagaaaatcacaacCAAACAAGTCACACAAAACTGTGTCATGTTTCAGTATTCAGCTCCTAAAAGCAGCAGCCCTCACTGTCGATTTAATGCTTATTTGCCGTGGCCATGTCTGCCACCTGGCAGGAAATGTCTGATGTTAGGTAACTGTTCCCTGTGCTTGCTTATcatctgtttatgaaaacacattagtttCGCCTGTATATTTCCTATTCagtgcatgtctacaaactatTTGTCATTCTGCCATTGTGATGTAAAATACAAAGTGCAAATGCTTGATCAACCAATATTGTATGGCAGGACACATATAGTATCTTTTGAAAGTCAGGCCAAGGGCCATTTAAAATCAGTCTGAAGGCCACAGTTGGCTCCCTGGATGGAATTTTGGACATGTCTCCCCTAATAACCTGCAGGAAGAAGCAATGAAGCACATTAGAGGAGAGAGAGTCAGTTTTTTAATCACTGTAGGTGTTGCCGCCAGAGGTGTGGAtatgagtcacatgacttggactcgaggtcagaaacacaaaatggaTGATTTTGGACTTGacaatatcaaaaaaaaaaacttgcaacTCAACTTTGACTTTAAGAtcatgacttgtgacttcacttgagccttttgatatagggttcctacgcaagtatggaaataaatttgatcaatttccaggtattaaagtatggaaaatgaaaaataaagtatggaaagatatttatgtttccagactattaccactgttctaaaatactgttttctaaaacagaaaattaggtatttccaaaaataatttaatcaatccggatcgtgttttatgccgggccaagcacagtttgtgtgagagcaaacgtctcagaaaacatactgccccttttacctgattgacaagtggtatgtccagtccgctgccccatgacccaggtatcaagtttcactccaacactgcacctttgacaagaagacgagtttcatgtggttcacaatgggtagatgcaagtttttggatggatggcttgacaacaccatatataaatactggttggctaaggattcccaattcacacacagagctagatgcaacCTTTGTGTGAAACCATttgacatcgccaacatgggggagaaggtgattctgagccacatgaaaggaaaaaataccgacgtctcgttactgcatcgcttgcacccagagtcccaccctttttgcctcagcccagacattgccttacctgagtttttatttgcatgccattatggtacttggctacaattgcctattaagaataattaaatatgatgtgaaatataatacactgatatatttactcagatgttgcatattctctgaaaaaaaaacaaaaaacaaaacgccAAGAActctggaaattagggtatggaaaagtatggaattttgaaattccaaatgtgtaggaaccctgttatttgcattactatttgtttttttcttcagataaatctgataattgttgctcagtctctttactcatttatttagtaaagtgtccacacaccttctcattctacatatacagagaggtatactggtggctttacagcctacattttatttaatttagagtGTCTGATAGAGTgatattattgattatctctgatccctgCGGTCAATTTGttcgttgcgacagtgcgatgcaacaccactgacgctaggtggcgccaagcttaaaaaaaaaaaaaaagaatcctaTCAGTTGTGTGTTGAAACTGTGATTGTCAGTATTACCCCTGTTCAACCAAATCAGCTCTAGTTCTTGAACCAGTTTCATTCAGGATTCTTGGAACCTTGATCCTATCTAGTGAACCAGCCCAGGTTTCCACCAGTTTCTCACAATaccattgtaatcaaggatgtgtcGTCAGTGGAGGACGATGCAATATGCACAACGGAAGTAAACAGAAGTAGCAAAATTGCGGGTTAAACTGATTACCTGTgaacttttgttctgttattgcacaaaaaaataagaacaaactATGAATTAGATCACTACACGCTAAGTTTTGTACTTGACTTCTCCATCATTGCCTTCTTCACCCTCactttccaacctgtagaatatgacatgcCCACTGATGTCGTTGCAGTTCGCACCTCAGGTCAAGGAAAACATGCTaatttttggttccagctgagaaCGAACTTTTCAGGTTCCAAACCAATCTATTTTTAGTTGAAATACTCTGAGTGGTTCGAAATTAGGTGCAAGAATCAGAACTGAACcagttccatgttggtggaaaatgGGTATATGTGAAGAGCTGCTGTTGAGTGCATGAgagcaaaatgtttgtttgcagaATCATTCAGTTTTTCCCAAGTACATAACTTTGTATGTAAAGTAACTGAAGAAACCTTTAAAGCATCATCTTCCAGCTGGTCCATCCTTGTCTTGATTCCTGAGTGAAATTATCCAATAaaataaagggtttttttttcagttttttattagTGTAAAGAATTTCTCTATGTATAATATATAATTTTATGATTAATGATTTTTGCATCCCAACCTGTGCTTTGGGTTTTGAACATCTAACCTAAACATCAGATTGAATGATTTTATACATCACAGTTATAGTTGTCTCATGTTTAAAAGTCACAtccttttaatttgattttttttttaatcacagtaatataagcaacaacaaaaaaaggagatAAGCATGGGGTGACTGTTGAGGTGCCTGACTGGGGAAAATTATGAGGGATCCCTTTGGACTTCTATTTACTgttttcaccactagatggtgAGGGTTAGCTGTCTGTACTGGCTCTTAATGTCAGTCTTGAGTGATCAGTGCAAACCCAGTGTGAATTTGTATAAGTAAGTGACCACCacattgagactttattattgtaCTGGGTGTCATGTTCAACAAGGACTATTTCATTATAACAGCAAATGAAACCATCTCTGTAAGCACGTGGGTTTGTTGGACTAAGCTGAGAGTGGATCTGGGGTCAGCAGGTTTCCTTTCATTTGAGCTGTGTCTGAAAACAGGAAGCTACTGGGCAGAGGAAAGCTTCCGTCCTGTTGGCCCCGGCCGCCTGCATCCTCCCAACCTTTATGGGCCAGCTGTTCTGAACATTACAGCCCGTCTGCAGGCTCCTGCTGCTTATACACTGTGGACAGTCCATTAATATGAACACAGTGCAACATTAACATCTGTCTGGCCTGCTTTTATTATGCACTTGTTTATGTTTTCTGGGATTTTTAGCAGTGTTGGACTGCTGAAAATACTGTTAGTAACCCCAAAATTTGGTGGGTATCATTTAGATGTATACATAGGCATCTGATATAAAAACGCCCAGAAAGCCTTTTGGTAAATGTTAACTGTATAGTTCCAAATATTTAAGGTCTTTATTTTAGACTTTCTGTTTTTGACTTACAGGTACAGAGcccaaaaagagacaaaaggcAGTAGATAATCAGATGATTCATAAAACACAGCTGAATGTATCATCAATAACTAATACCATTGGAAATAATCAAGTCTTTGTTTCGAttaaaaagtgaaagaaaagtaCCAAGCATTAGCTAGAGTTCCATAACATCTTGTAGCCGGGGGCGCCCCCAGAAATTTGTCACAGAGGAGGCCAGATggagccactgaaaatcttggagTGGCCCACCAAAAGTCATAACTGAATTTTAGGAATTCTGTTACGCTGTTAAAGTATACAGGTAAGTTGCAAACTATGTCAATATCAGAGTTAGAAAATCGTGTTCCGATATACTTTGTATCttactttacttttacttatttAACAGTTAGAGTTCCATAACAGTCATTTCTTAATGTGTATCTAGGTATGTTAGGTCTTCAAACATTGGGAACAAGCCCTCTCAAGTTAAGGAAAGACTCGTTGATCCCCGTAGATCCCATTTTGATTCAGATATCTTTaggtgagaggtcaagggaCTCTTTTGAAAAAGGCAGTGCTGTTTGTATGTTCACAGAAATTTAGCCCaaatttttagtgtttttctaGCCCCCTCCCCAACAAGCTATGGTTAAAATAGATGCCTTAGATTTTCAAGTTTAACAAGATTCCACTGCCATTGGgctatcttaaaaaaaaaatagcacatCACAGCCTCTTAAAGCGGTTAATATAGGCCTCCAATTATTTGCACGGGTGGGTTTTGGGGCAGCAGTTGTATCAGGAGGGCCATGGTCCCCTCAAGTCCCCCCCTGGGGATGTCACTGTAGGTAGCTGAGGAGAACTGCAGAGTTGGATAATAATTCTCTATGGGTTTATTCCAGGCCCCCAGCAAGTGGGGCAGGCTTTAAAGCAAATTTccatagtggccaaactgtgggATTGCAACTTCCGAGTCCGTCATGTGATGCCCTTTTCCATAGGCTAACATGGTGAAAAAGACATCTGTACATtactggatacattttttgagcattaCAACCCCCTTGAAATAACTGATTTCACTATCTGGATTCGATCTATTCGTTGTGATGACATTAGGAAAGTCTAGAGgagctgcaagattaaatcattttatccccattcaagttagcggagcagGAAACTGGAAGTAGCCAGCTTGGCGGGTGGAAGTCTttagtataaaaataaatattaatctTGAAGCTTTTCCCTAACCTCTGCAATCActtgattaaaaagaaaacctttttcattttttccccctttgcTACCAGTAAGTTCTTTTTATCATACACAAGCTCATATTATTTTCTGGTTGTCCTATTTTTGTTCTTGGCATGTGTTAAtcagtttttatgttttctgtttgcACTTTCCAGTTTGGGTATCTCTGAGACAGGTGAAATCATGGGGACTGAGTGGCTAGCTAGCTTaactggaaatgctgccagCTAAATACAATAAGTGCTAGCATTTACTGGCTGCTGTAGTTTTATGATGAAGGTTAGCTTTAGGTTGGTAGCTAGCTGAAAGGACTAGCACTCAGTGTGTTTAGCTACCAGTGCT includes:
- the tlr5b gene encoding toll-like receptor 5b, which codes for MWTLAFHMVFIGSYLQGIACYPSCTLYGIVANCAMQHHYWVPALPPNITDLYLEMNYIGEINSSSLRSYDQLQRVDLGSQKVLLVIRNNAFLRQRKLIKLVLGNTQLQLEPRAFAGLFNLQNLFLDHCNLSDSILAESYLQPLLSLEKLDLSGNKIVRLRPGLFFSKLTKFTQLNLKLNRIESLCEEDLVGFQGKYFTLLNLQSNYVRYSDDFDWERCGNPFRGMAFNTLDLSSNGFSVTIARIFFKAIQGTPIAHVILSGHMGKGFSFNNLPDPDKNTFEGLMNSSVTILDLSKNYIFTLQKAFLSPLKDAKIVDISMNKINQINRNAFDGLQGHLRLLNLSSNLLGEIYSHTFTNLTDLRVLDLSYNYIGALGHEAFSGLPKLRALYLTGNSLRVLGSPAPLPNLDFLLLGDNRLTSIYNINKLGNNSIYVDVADNKLTNLDDIFVILTQFRHLQTFFYGGNLIKWCSQNVTVPHNNSLRVLDLHDSSLHIIWGRGECLNLFDHLENLQGLNLSLNSLAALPRGIFNGLGSITEIDLSSNALTFLQPDIFPVSLKRLDLSNNFLAAPDPRTFQSISFLSLAANRFHCDCNLESFLKWLKVTHVNFFSPIDEFRCEFPAALHKHSLLEYSTNVKPCEDVQDLKIALFILSALLIIAFILSGIVYARLRGHIFIIYKKIISRVVNGPKPTTYVDEVQYDAFLCFSNNDYGWVEAALLKKLDNQFSKGNILHCCFEARDFLPGEDHLSNIRDSIWGSRKTVCIVSKEFLKDGWCLEAFSLAQGRMLEEPTSILIMLVVGKVAHYQLMKHHAIRAFIQRRKYLIWPEDPQDLEWFFEKLVSQILKDTKVKKFAEDKPDAAQSDIQSQNEDSIQLEAIAAIAM